Proteins encoded in a region of the Zea mays cultivar B73 chromosome 2, Zm-B73-REFERENCE-NAM-5.0, whole genome shotgun sequence genome:
- the LOC100381978 gene encoding uncharacterized protein LOC100381978 — translation MTYVNPDPQPLAAATADDSATQHQAAVTAAPQSTRGALGFFATAEPKQGATMVAPSSPQGVPGFAVVPQAQGVENIAPPASPQGPPGFCVTPGLAPQQGAPVMAPPQGVTMMAPQQQHFAPAMVPGSQQVMQMLLQALQAQAQAQAQAMVAHQPAQGMAPSQCLPMCHPSTVEMQQAQAGHVTAPPPVPLGPPLMMQQQQQPSQADTVIMAQPPLPLDPPLLQQQQPSQADTVIMAQPPLPLGSAMLQQQPPQGATMMMAQPPLPLFPPSVMLQHNPQGNQVTMAQPQFAALPCKRQRLDQYDNNYGQHMTGHQEETAITNAAIGQFYGPNIHNGVPYFGAPEPSLPPDATNTIYVEGLPINCTRREVAHIFRQYMGFLEMRLVNKGSNKHLCFVDFATPAQAFFAMRNLQGYKFDEQDPHSRILNLQFSRSPRMGSHGGS, via the exons ATGACCTACGTCAACCCAGACCCCCAGCCGCTCGCCGCCGCTACGGCGGATGATTCCGCAACCCAGCATCAAGCTGCGGTGACCGCCGCGCCGCAGTCGACGCgaggcgctctcgggttttttgCGACGGCGGAGCCGAAGCAGGGCGCGACCATGGTGGCGCCATCGTCCCCGCAGGGCGTTCCCGGGTTCGCGGTCGTGCCCCAGGCCCAGGGGGTCGAGAACATAGCGCCCCCCGCGTCCCCGCAAGGCCCTCCCGGGTTTTGCGtgacgcccgggctcgcgccacaGCAAGGTGCTCCGGTGATGGCGCCGCCGCAGGGTGTAACCATGATGGCTCCGCAACAGCAGCATTTCGCGCCTGCGATGGTGCCTGGCTCCCAGCAAGTTATGCAGATGCTCCTTCAAGCCCTCCAAGCCCAAGCCCAAGCCCAAGCCCAGGCCATGGTTGCTCACCAACCCGCTCAAGGCATGGCGCCATCGCAATGTTTGCCCATGTGCCATCCGTCCACGGTGGAGATGCAGCAAGCTCAAGCTGGACACGTGACGGCACCACCACCTGTGCCACTCGGCCCTCCATTGAtgatgcagcagcagcagcaaccttCACAAGCTGATACAGTGATAATGGCACAACCGCCTCTGCCACTCGACCCTCCATtgttgcagcagcagcagccttcACAAGCTGATACAGTGATAATGGCACaaccgcctctgcctcttggctcTGCGATGCTTCAGCAACAGCCTCCACAGGGGGCCACGATGATGATGGCACAGCCACCTCTGCCATTATTCCCTCCATCAGTGATGCTGCAACACAATCCACAGGGCAACCAGGTGACGATGGCACAGCCACAATTCGCTGCTCTACCATGCAAGCGCCAGCGTCTTGACCAATATG ACAACAATTACGGACAGCATATGACTGGCCATCAGGAGGAAACAGCAATAACCAATGCTGCAATAGGACAATTTTATGGGCCTAATATACACAATGGG GTTCCTTATTTTGGTGCACCTGAGCCCTCCCTTCCTCCAGATGCAACAAACACCATTTATGTTGAGGGCCTCCCTATCAACTGTACTAGACGGGAAGTTGCGC ATATATTTCGCCAATATATGGGGTTCCTTGAAATGAGACTGGTCAACAAAGGATCTAATAAACATTTGTGCTTTGTTGATTTTGCAACCCCAGCACAAGCTTTTTTTGCCATGAGAAATCTTCAAG GCTACAAGTTTGATGAGCAGGACCCTCACTCACGCATTTTGAACCTGCAGTTCTCTCGCTCTCCTCGTATGGGTTCACATGGTGGGTCCTAG
- the LOC100381978 gene encoding uncharacterized protein isoform X1, whose product MTYVNPDPQPLAAATADDSATQHQAAVTAAPQSTRGALGFFATAEPKQGATMVAPSSPQGVPGFAVVPQAQGVENIAPPASPQGPPGFCVTPGLAPQQGAPVMAPPQGVTMMAPQQQHFAPAMVPGSQQVMQMLLQALQAQAQAQAQAMVAHQPAQGMAPSQCLPMCHPSTVEMQQAQAGHVTAPPPVPLGPPLMMQQQQQPSQADTVIMAQPPLPLDPPLLQQQQPSQADTVIMAQPPLPLGSAMLQQQPPQGATMMMAQPPLPLFPPSVMLQHNPQGNQVTMAQPQFAALPCKRQRLDQYDNNYGQHMTGHQEETAITNAAIGQFYGPNIHNGVPYFGAPEPSLPPDATNTIYVEGLPINCTRREVAHIFRQYMGFLEMRLVNKGSNKHLCFVDFATPAQAFFAMRNLQGYKFDEQDPHSRILNLQFSRSPRMGSHAS is encoded by the exons ATGACCTACGTCAACCCAGACCCCCAGCCGCTCGCCGCCGCTACGGCGGATGATTCCGCAACCCAGCATCAAGCTGCGGTGACCGCCGCGCCGCAGTCGACGCgaggcgctctcgggttttttgCGACGGCGGAGCCGAAGCAGGGCGCGACCATGGTGGCGCCATCGTCCCCGCAGGGCGTTCCCGGGTTCGCGGTCGTGCCCCAGGCCCAGGGGGTCGAGAACATAGCGCCCCCCGCGTCCCCGCAAGGCCCTCCCGGGTTTTGCGtgacgcccgggctcgcgccacaGCAAGGTGCTCCGGTGATGGCGCCGCCGCAGGGTGTAACCATGATGGCTCCGCAACAGCAGCATTTCGCGCCTGCGATGGTGCCTGGCTCCCAGCAAGTTATGCAGATGCTCCTTCAAGCCCTCCAAGCCCAAGCCCAAGCCCAAGCCCAGGCCATGGTTGCTCACCAACCCGCTCAAGGCATGGCGCCATCGCAATGTTTGCCCATGTGCCATCCGTCCACGGTGGAGATGCAGCAAGCTCAAGCTGGACACGTGACGGCACCACCACCTGTGCCACTCGGCCCTCCATTGAtgatgcagcagcagcagcaaccttCACAAGCTGATACAGTGATAATGGCACAACCGCCTCTGCCACTCGACCCTCCATtgttgcagcagcagcagccttcACAAGCTGATACAGTGATAATGGCACaaccgcctctgcctcttggctcTGCGATGCTTCAGCAACAGCCTCCACAGGGGGCCACGATGATGATGGCACAGCCACCTCTGCCATTATTCCCTCCATCAGTGATGCTGCAACACAATCCACAGGGCAACCAGGTGACGATGGCACAGCCACAATTCGCTGCTCTACCATGCAAGCGCCAGCGTCTTGACCAATATG ACAACAATTACGGACAGCATATGACTGGCCATCAGGAGGAAACAGCAATAACCAATGCTGCAATAGGACAATTTTATGGGCCTAATATACACAATGGG GTTCCTTATTTTGGTGCACCTGAGCCCTCCCTTCCTCCAGATGCAACAAACACCATTTATGTTGAGGGCCTCCCTATCAACTGTACTAGACGGGAAGTTGCGC ATATATTTCGCCAATATATGGGGTTCCTTGAAATGAGACTGGTCAACAAAGGATCTAATAAACATTTGTGCTTTGTTGATTTTGCAACCCCAGCACAAGCTTTTTTTGCCATGAGAAATCTTCAAG GCTACAAGTTTGATGAGCAGGACCCTCACTCACGCATTTTGAACCTGCAGTTCTCTCGCTCTCCTCGTATGGGTTCACATG CATCTTGA